In one bacterium genomic region, the following are encoded:
- a CDS encoding BamA/TamA family outer membrane protein, translating into KLRKITDDVFSDAEPSWSPDGHKLVFASDRGDFPKEVPDHFSPRQLNMKNYDIFAVTADGSEITRLVQSDFLERTPVFSPDGKHLAFSSDRSGITNLYLKNMEDGQEYPITNVLTGAFHPSWGGTDRLAFSSFYYAGYDLFMLKNPLDIQPGEVVVQETHFVKSLREGKNLALEADLLAEEGETEPAKTEAKEPDEENEAYRHFVFDEGFSKGRLSSQPEMKKIALDSSEYALPTGEFKINKYKVKLTPDLVYGSVGYSQFFGTQGMTNIMLSDVMGDHRLNIAVGLYGDFRNADYGLTYFYLPNRLDIGAGFYHNAYFFYSDYFGWVRDRNFGISGLLSNPLNKFERIDFGIGAMGISRSYMDLSDDIVDLAVSEGILSPRTRYFLLNSLSYTKDTTVWGYTGPTNGSGMSFGVTYSPGLGKNGIDFATFRGDWRKYIRLVRDYSFALRFTGGLSEGKNKQKFFLGGVSNWLNNYFYGDIRVEKVEDIYFASFEMPMRGADYYTLEGNRFFMSNLEFRFPLIRQVLLGFPLPIGLSNIGGALFSDIGVAWDKNTKSTKEILSVDPDRLYTENLFMSYGFGVRMNLGFLVLRMDLAWPTNFHRSASSPQVLWSLGADY; encoded by the coding sequence CGCGCCAGCTGAATATGAAAAATTACGATATTTTTGCGGTGACGGCCGACGGCTCTGAGATCACCCGGCTGGTTCAGTCGGACTTTCTTGAACGCACTCCGGTCTTTTCGCCGGATGGCAAACACCTGGCCTTTTCCAGCGACCGCTCCGGCATCACCAACCTGTATCTGAAGAACATGGAGGACGGCCAGGAGTATCCCATCACCAACGTGCTGACCGGTGCGTTCCATCCCTCCTGGGGCGGCACCGACCGGCTGGCCTTCAGCTCGTTCTATTACGCCGGCTATGATCTGTTCATGCTGAAAAATCCGCTGGACATACAACCCGGCGAGGTGGTGGTGCAGGAAACCCATTTTGTCAAGAGTCTGCGTGAGGGCAAGAATCTGGCGTTGGAGGCGGATCTGCTGGCTGAGGAGGGTGAGACGGAGCCGGCCAAGACCGAGGCAAAAGAGCCGGATGAAGAAAACGAGGCCTACCGCCATTTCGTCTTTGATGAGGGCTTTTCCAAAGGCCGCCTCTCTTCGCAGCCGGAGATGAAAAAGATCGCTTTGGATTCGAGCGAGTACGCGCTGCCCACCGGCGAGTTCAAAATCAACAAGTATAAAGTCAAACTGACCCCGGACCTGGTGTACGGATCGGTCGGCTACAGCCAGTTCTTCGGCACCCAGGGGATGACCAACATCATGCTCTCTGATGTGATGGGCGATCATCGCCTCAACATCGCCGTGGGATTGTACGGCGATTTCCGCAACGCCGACTATGGGCTGACCTATTTCTACCTGCCCAACCGGCTCGACATCGGTGCGGGCTTTTATCACAACGCGTATTTCTTCTATTCCGACTATTTCGGCTGGGTGCGCGATCGTAATTTCGGCATCAGCGGTCTGCTGAGCAATCCCCTGAACAAGTTTGAGCGCATCGATTTCGGCATCGGCGCCATGGGCATCAGCCGCAGCTATATGGATCTGTCCGATGACATCGTCGATCTGGCGGTGTCTGAAGGCATTCTATCGCCGCGTACCCGCTATTTTCTCCTCAACAGCCTGAGCTACACCAAGGATACCACGGTGTGGGGATACACCGGGCCCACCAACGGCAGCGGCATGAGTTTCGGCGTGACCTACAGTCCGGGGCTGGGCAAAAACGGCATTGACTTTGCAACCTTTCGCGGCGACTGGAGAAAGTACATCCGGCTGGTGCGCGATTATTCCTTCGCCCTGCGCTTTACCGGCGGGTTGAGCGAAGGGAAGAACAAGCAGAAATTTTTCCTCGGCGGCGTGTCCAATTGGTTGAACAATTATTTTTACGGCGACATCCGCGTGGAAAAAGTCGAAGACATCTACTTCGCCTCGTTTGAAATGCCCATGCGTGGAGCGGATTACTACACTCTGGAGGGCAACCGGTTCTTTATGAGCAACCTCGAGTTCCGCTTCCCGTTGATCCGTCAGGTGTTGCTTGGTTTTCCACTGCCGATCGGCCTGTCCAATATCGGCGGCGCCCTGTTCTCCGATATCGGCGTGGCCTGGGATAAAAACACAAAAAGCACCAAAGAGATTCTGAGCGTAGATCCGGACCGACTTTACACCGAGAACCTGTTCATGAGCTATGGATTCGGCGTACGCATGAATCTCGGATTTCTCGTCCTGCGCATGGACCTGGCCTGGCCCACGAATTTCCATCGGTCCGCTTCTTCGCCGCAAGTGCTGTGGTCATTGGGCGCGGACTATTAA